A section of the Streptomyces sp. Je 1-369 genome encodes:
- a CDS encoding ATP-binding protein: MTSIGPAEPPTALLEYPFTQDDLPRLRMLVDQYADREGLPEPQRSDFIVAIDAVATNAIAHAGGGGTLTLRRVDGHLECHIHDSGPGFTADVIPPLAPGIGDPAEGRGLWLARHITEYLRISDGTIGAVVTLAMRLPH, translated from the coding sequence CGCCGAACCGCCGACCGCCCTGCTGGAGTATCCCTTCACCCAGGACGACCTGCCGCGGCTGCGCATGCTCGTCGACCAGTACGCCGACCGCGAGGGGCTGCCCGAACCGCAGCGGAGCGATTTCATCGTGGCCATCGACGCGGTGGCCACCAACGCCATCGCCCACGCGGGCGGCGGCGGCACGCTGACACTGCGGCGCGTCGACGGACACCTCGAATGCCACATCCACGACTCCGGCCCGGGCTTCACCGCGGACGTCATCCCCCCGCTGGCCCCGGGCATCGGCGACCCCGCCGAGGGCCGCGGACTGTGGCTGGCCCGCCACATCACCGAGTACCTCAGGATCTCCGACGGCACCATCGGAGCCGTCGTCACCCTCGCCATGCGCCTGCCCCACTGA